One part of the Niveispirillum cyanobacteriorum genome encodes these proteins:
- a CDS encoding glycosyltransferase family 2 protein, whose translation MAAPKRPVWIVLLNWKGVEDTICCIDSLLAMSETGWCLAVCDNASPNDSLPRLRTALRDRFGDDWTELSEADVAVTAVATRAVLIRNAGNHGYAGGNNVGLRLALCDPAMTHCWVLNNDTEVAPDALSQVLSHAAAHPDQGIIGSTLAYHDRPCIMQAAGGAQYNRWTGMVRLIGHAQPVAEAAGFAGTRLDFVVGAAMLISRPWLEQIGLMDASYFLYLEEVDYCRKGRGRFALGYAPGAIVYHKEGGSTGGKRQDISLLADFYNIRNRLRITWRHFPYAMPTVMAGLLITIANRMRRGQWDRIGMVFRIAFNFQRIDYRDLP comes from the coding sequence ATGGCTGCTCCGAAGCGTCCGGTTTGGATCGTTCTCCTGAACTGGAAAGGGGTGGAGGATACTATCTGCTGTATCGACAGTCTTCTTGCCATGTCAGAAACCGGCTGGTGCCTCGCCGTATGTGATAATGCGTCGCCGAATGATTCCCTGCCCCGGCTACGCACCGCGCTGCGGGATCGGTTCGGCGATGACTGGACAGAGCTGTCAGAGGCAGATGTCGCAGTGACGGCAGTAGCGACCCGCGCCGTTCTGATCCGCAACGCCGGTAACCACGGCTATGCCGGTGGCAACAATGTCGGCCTTCGGCTGGCCCTTTGCGATCCGGCGATGACCCATTGCTGGGTCCTGAACAATGATACCGAAGTGGCCCCAGATGCACTGTCGCAAGTGCTATCACATGCTGCTGCCCACCCGGACCAGGGTATCATCGGCTCCACCCTCGCCTATCATGACCGCCCCTGCATTATGCAAGCGGCAGGCGGCGCGCAGTATAATCGGTGGACAGGGATGGTCCGCCTGATCGGGCATGCGCAACCCGTGGCGGAGGCCGCCGGTTTTGCCGGCACACGGCTGGACTTTGTAGTAGGTGCCGCCATGCTGATCAGCCGCCCCTGGCTGGAGCAGATCGGGCTGATGGATGCCAGCTACTTCCTTTATCTGGAAGAGGTCGATTATTGCCGGAAGGGCCGGGGCCGTTTCGCGCTGGGCTATGCTCCTGGTGCCATTGTGTATCATAAGGAAGGCGGGTCAACCGGCGGCAAGCGGCAGGATATCAGCCTGTTGGCCGATTTCTATAATATCCGCAACCGGTTGCGGATCACCTGGCGGCACTTTCCCTATGCGATGCCCACGGTCATGGCTGGACTGCTGATCACGATTGCCAATCGCATGCGCCGAGGACAGTGGGACCGCATTGGCATGGTGTTCCGCATAGCCTTCAACTTCCAGCGCATCGACTATAGGGACCTGCCGTGA
- a CDS encoding flippase — MKKNFFFNLVGMALPIVSSLVTVPIYIHHMGVERYGVLSVVWILLGYLGFLDFGLSRASAHALARLAHAPAIERGRVLMSALYINTSLGLVGGLVIYLGTGILFERVFGLAPSVWAEVESSLPWIGCMLPLALLTGVGIGALEARERFLAANILQTSALICGQVMPALAAAFISPSLDMVLPVAFGVRLIALLVLFFVLARSERLRLYRYDRKAGQSLFQYGAWATVTNVVSPILSSIDQFVLGAKSGAGAIAYYAVPMNLATRMQIVAAALSRALFPRFARYEEQDACDLAARATVALAYLFGACCAAGLFLVGPFLSLWISPDFAITAAPIGRVLILGAWINGLAFIALSLLQGRGRPDLAARIHVLELLPFIGILWLLVDWFGALGAAWAWTIRVTVDALLLMWFGGVRGATTVKLLPALAVLAGCFLLIEQNVTAGGWHVLWQGLLGFAFTCCLGLVVDGHLRAVTAQLAATLRRPFLP, encoded by the coding sequence ATGAAGAAGAATTTCTTCTTCAACCTTGTGGGCATGGCACTGCCGATCGTTTCGTCCTTAGTGACGGTCCCGATTTATATCCATCATATGGGGGTCGAACGCTATGGCGTTCTTTCCGTTGTATGGATTCTGCTGGGCTATCTAGGCTTTTTGGATTTCGGGCTGTCGCGCGCATCCGCGCACGCCCTGGCGCGGTTGGCCCATGCCCCCGCGATTGAGCGCGGGCGCGTCCTGATGTCGGCACTTTACATCAATACCAGCCTGGGGCTGGTGGGTGGTTTGGTGATCTATCTTGGGACTGGGATCCTGTTTGAGCGGGTCTTCGGATTGGCCCCTAGCGTCTGGGCGGAGGTAGAGTCCAGCCTGCCTTGGATCGGCTGCATGTTGCCGCTGGCCCTGCTGACCGGTGTCGGCATCGGTGCGCTAGAAGCGCGCGAGCGTTTCCTGGCCGCCAACATTTTGCAGACCTCCGCTCTGATCTGCGGCCAGGTCATGCCGGCGCTGGCAGCAGCCTTCATCTCGCCAAGCCTGGACATGGTGCTGCCGGTAGCCTTTGGTGTCCGCCTAATAGCCCTTCTCGTGCTGTTCTTCGTGCTGGCCCGGTCGGAGCGGTTGCGGTTATACCGCTATGACCGCAAAGCGGGCCAGTCCCTGTTCCAGTACGGCGCCTGGGCTACCGTCACCAACGTTGTTAGCCCCATTCTGAGTTCCATCGATCAGTTCGTGCTGGGTGCTAAATCCGGCGCCGGTGCCATCGCATATTACGCAGTGCCCATGAACCTAGCAACACGGATGCAGATCGTGGCCGCGGCCCTATCGCGTGCGTTGTTCCCCCGTTTTGCGCGGTATGAGGAACAAGACGCCTGTGATCTCGCCGCCCGCGCCACGGTGGCACTAGCCTACCTCTTCGGGGCCTGCTGTGCGGCAGGTCTGTTCTTAGTCGGCCCCTTCCTCAGCCTGTGGATCAGCCCCGACTTTGCGATCACGGCGGCGCCCATCGGCCGGGTACTCATTCTGGGCGCCTGGATCAACGGATTGGCCTTCATCGCACTGTCGCTGCTGCAGGGTCGGGGACGGCCAGATCTGGCTGCGCGCATTCATGTGCTTGAGTTGCTGCCCTTCATCGGTATCCTATGGCTGCTGGTCGACTGGTTCGGCGCCCTGGGGGCAGCCTGGGCCTGGACCATTCGTGTGACGGTTGATGCACTGCTGCTGATGTGGTTCGGGGGCGTGCGAGGCGCCACGACCGTGAAGCTGCTGCCGGCGCTAGCCGTGCTGGCCGGTTGTTTCCTGTTGATAGAGCAGAACGTGACAGCTGGAGGATGGCATGTTCTTTGGCAAGGGTTGCTGGGCTTTGCATTTACCTGTTGCCTTGGCCTCGTCGTGGATGGTCATCTCCGGGCTGTTACCGCACAGCTTGCGGCGACCCTACGGCGGCCGTTTCTGCCCTGA
- a CDS encoding glycosyltransferase family 2 protein translates to MTGSVDILLATYNGASYLPALLASLEAQTHAGFRVLISDDGSTDDTPDLLREWATRFGNDRAHILTFPTRAGGACPNFARLLAASDANYVLFADQDDHWHPTKVARTLESLRALESEHSTERPCLAFCDLRVVDADLAVHHPSLWAFQGLDIEAGLHPRHLLMENVVTGCAMGINAAARRQCLPIPDKAIMHDWWLALCCTFTGHVAVIPEALIDYRQHGGNDVGASRWNLLQQLLARLHNRSDMRHQKYRAFLNQRFDQAAAVAEMLGPSLPAAERELIEEYVALRHRSWLRRRLDSIKFGFGPRDPCKRIGFLLRL, encoded by the coding sequence ATGACCGGTTCAGTCGATATCCTGCTCGCCACCTATAATGGGGCCTCTTATCTGCCGGCCCTGCTGGCCTCGCTGGAGGCGCAAACACATGCTGGGTTCCGCGTATTGATCAGCGATGATGGGTCGACGGACGACACGCCCGACCTTCTGCGCGAGTGGGCCACACGATTTGGAAATGATCGCGCCCATATACTGACCTTCCCGACTCGCGCCGGGGGAGCCTGCCCGAACTTCGCCCGGCTTTTGGCCGCCAGCGATGCCAATTATGTGTTGTTCGCGGATCAGGATGACCATTGGCACCCGACAAAGGTGGCCCGCACTCTGGAGAGTTTGCGGGCATTGGAAAGCGAGCACAGCACGGAGCGCCCTTGCCTGGCCTTCTGCGACCTGCGTGTCGTCGATGCCGATCTGGCGGTGCACCATCCCAGCCTGTGGGCCTTCCAGGGCCTGGATATCGAAGCCGGGCTGCATCCGCGCCATCTGCTGATGGAAAATGTCGTCACGGGCTGCGCCATGGGCATCAACGCCGCCGCACGCCGCCAGTGCTTACCCATCCCGGACAAGGCCATCATGCATGATTGGTGGCTGGCCCTGTGCTGCACTTTCACTGGACATGTCGCCGTCATTCCGGAGGCGCTGATCGATTATCGCCAGCATGGTGGTAATGATGTTGGAGCCAGCCGATGGAACCTACTTCAACAACTGCTGGCCCGGCTGCACAACAGATCTGACATGAGGCACCAGAAATACCGGGCTTTCCTAAACCAGCGTTTTGATCAGGCAGCAGCTGTGGCGGAAATGCTGGGGCCGTCGCTACCGGCGGCCGAGCGTGAACTGATTGAAGAATACGTCGCCTTACGCCATAGGTCTTGGCTGCGGCGTCGCCTAGACAGCATCAAGTTCGGCTTTGGTCCGCGGGATCCGTGTAAACGGATCGGCTTCCTGTTACGGCTATAA